In Fischerella sp. PCC 9605, the genomic window TAGATTGGTCAGTGAAGGCTATTAAACTTTTGTACAATCACCGAAAAAGCGATATTAATTATTTGCAAAAAGAAGTAGAGAAAATCAAAATAAAACTAAAAGAATTTAGTTTGCCTTTGTCAGCACCAGCTTATGGAATTTGTGTCAGTGACGTGCATTCTGGGAATGCTCATTTTAACGAAGATAACGAGCCGACTTTATTTGATTTTGACCAATGCGGTTATGGTTGGCGTGCCTTTGATATCGGTAAATTTATGCACTTTGCCATGAGGATGAAGATAGATGTTGAAGTGAGGAATAGTTTTATTGAAGGGTATCAAGATATTCGTAAATTGAGCAAGGTGGAATTAGCATCAATTCCTGTGTTTGTAAAAGTTGCTCATATTTGGGTGATGGGAATTAGTGCGAATGCAGTTGAAGATGTTTTGAGTTATGGATGGTTTGATGATGATTGGTTAGATGCAAGGTTAGGTTTGTTTAGAAATTTGGATTAAAATTACGGTAGATAATGACCTAACTGATTGTGATTGACGAGTATGACAGAACAAACATCAACATTTCAGAAAGCTATAGAGGCTGTAGAAGCACTTGAGCCAGAGGAGCAAGCTATGCTTGTGGATATTATTCAAAAACGCCTTATACAACAACGACGAAACGAATTCTTAAAAGAAATAGCACAAGCAAAGAGTAACTATGCTCAGGGTAATGTGCGACGTGGTTCAGTTGCAGATTTGATGGCGGAGTTGGACGTTTGAAAAATTTAGTTTGGAGTTCGACATTCGTTCGCGCTTTTAAGCGTTTAGTTCGGAAAAATCTTGAATTACGATCTCAAATAGAGGACGTGTTGCAACAACTAGCTGAA contains:
- a CDS encoding phosphotransferase; translated protein: MHQPFIPVIHSIPDGAALIDTVLSEYPINKPLSCKLYKRGLNDTYLVETKSQKYILRVYRRGWRNKEEIDFELELLTFLHKSKQPIAYPIARKDGDLTTEITAPEGTRYVAVFSYAPGCAVNEKLNVRQSYLLGEALAKIHISLDSFQSSFSRPALNSEYLLDWSVKAIKLLYNHRKSDINYLQKEVEKIKIKLKEFSLPLSAPAYGICVSDVHSGNAHFNEDNEPTLFDFDQCGYGWRAFDIGKFMHFAMRMKIDVEVRNSFIEGYQDIRKLSKVELASIPVFVKVAHIWVMGISANAVEDVLSYGWFDDDWLDARLGLFRNLD